From Falco naumanni isolate bFalNau1 chromosome 4, bFalNau1.pat, whole genome shotgun sequence:
CTGGGGCTGTCGGTGCTGGTGGGGATCCCCATcctgcctcccccccacccTGAGCTGCACCCAGGTGAGTCccggggcggggtgggggggggggagcacagCAGGGCATCCAGGCCCCCCCACCCACAAAGGACCCCCTTTGTTCAGCCCCTAAACGTGGTGGGAAGCGGCCGTGGCTCATTAAAGCAGAGACTGGAGGAGAAGGGCTgttgctttggctgctgctctggctgggaATGGGGTCGtaccccgcccccccccgagGTGTTCACCCCAGCAGGCACAGAGAGCtgcaaaagctgtgttttattggggggggggcacttagatggggatgggggagcaCCCCTATGGCCCCTACCACCCCCTTGAGTACCAGGCTGGGGTGGCCGATGGATGTAGGTGATAGGGACAATTAATTAACCCAgatgggtgggatgggggggtcCTCGCCCCCTCCCGCCGTGCCTGTCCCTGGGGGCTGCTACTGCAGGACGGAGTCTGCGGTGAGCTTGCGGCGTAGGGAGGGCTTGAGGACGGGGTAAAGGGAGAGGATGGAGGGCCGGGGGCGTAGGCTGGGGTAGATGCGCTGCAGCACGGCCCGTCGGAAGAGGATGTAGACCCAGGGGTCCAGGATCTGGTTCCAGGTGACCATGCGGATGTAGATAAGCAGCATCTTCTGCGTTGTTGTGGGCAGCATCTGGATCTGGCCACTGgccggcagctgctgcaggaccgTCTGCACGATGAATATCTGCGGGGGATGAAGGGGGCAAGGTATCAGCAGGGGGGGTCCACACAGAGCCCATGAactgctttggggtgggggagatgctgagggTCCAGGCTGGGTGTCGAGCCTGTTGCAGAGCGGTCTCAGGCTGGTTTGGGGCACCTGCTACTGAGGAGCACCCACTCTGCCTGCAAGCGGTGCTGAGCTCAACACCCGGGTGCCAAGCCAGGGGCCTCACCAGCAGGGATGTGGGATGGGGACGTCACCAGGAGGAGCATGGCGGGGTACCAAGACCCAGAAGGGACATAGAGGGGGCAACACCCAGACCTGGGGCCTCACCAGGAGGGGCATCCAGCAGATGGTGGCAATGATCATGATGCCCACCAGCTGCACCATCATCTCCACCTCGCTGTCCCGGCGCCGCTGCACTGACTCCCGGTCATGGTAGACACGGCAGAGCGTCACCACGCTGACTGTGTTGAAGATGAAGGAGAGCAGCACGGAGAAGATCCCCAGCAGAGCGAAGAGCAGGCAGAAGATGACGTTGCCAGTGTCGGGCAGGAGGGTGAGGAagcaccaggagctggggtACTGCAGCGTGTaccgccccagccccagcaccggcagcagccccagcaggcaggagaacccccacaccagccccacgaTGGACCAGGCGCGGCGCTTGGAGATGCTGGTGGAGCGGGAGAAGGGGTGGTTGATGCCAAAGAACCTCTCGCCAGCCATGGTGGCCCCCAGCAGCAGCGGGCACTGCCCGAAGAAGACCATGGAGAAGCCGAGGAAGTTGCAGAGGTGGCAGCCAGGGTCCACCTCAGCCCAGGCGAACTTGATGAAGTGGTAGGGGATGATGACCGAGGCTGTCACCAGCAGCCCCATGAAGTCTGTGACCACCAGCCCACAGAGGAAGACGAGGAAGGAGGAGCGAGCCTGGCTGGACAGCTTGCGGGAGGAGCTGAGCAGGACACAGAGGGCGAAGAGGTTGGAACAGAGGCCGATGAGGCCGAAGGCAGTGGAGAACCAGGGCGAGGTGATGCTGGCCTGTGCGCCGGCGCGGCCATCGCTGGCATTGAACGCCCCGAAGCACGTGTCCGCCCGGCCGGCCCTGCTGCCGTTGGGGAGCTCCatatccccccaccccatcccgctccttccagcagcttcaGGCGCCCTCCCGGCTCAGCTCCATGGCGTGTGCCCTCCGCCGCTGCCGGCACTGATCCTGCCTTGCCCTGCGGGAGCAAGGAGGCAGGTTTAGGAGGGGTCTGCCATGCGCAAGCCCACCCATCGCCCATCCTTAGCCTGCAAAGATGGGGCACcgcaggggtgggggagggggatgccACACCAGGACCACGGCCCGCGCCGGGCTGGCACCGCtctgggtgcagcagcagcagcagcagcagcagcagcagcagcaggcgtGCAgggccccagccccacagctggatGGGATTAACTGTCCCCGGCTGCAAGCCACATGGGGCTGCTCCACGAGACTGTAACCCAGCATGGTGGGTGTCTGGAGAAGTGTGGTGCTGGCAGCTTGGCTCTGATGGTACCggctccctcctgccccggGGGACGTGGCCGGACACCTCCGGGGCCACCTGCCCTCTGCCTCGGCATGGGGGGACCTGCCCTGAAGGATGGGGAAtgcaggcacagggcagctgcGCTGGGGCCTGATCCTGACACTCCAAGCCCcgcccttcccctccccccccccccccccccccccccggctcaATGGGGAGAGGCCCCATGCCCACAGTgaagtggggaaactgaggcacgggaTGGGATGtccccagctggagctgtgtgCTGCACCCCCCTGGCACTGGCACTGCTGCCAGGCCACAGCCATGGGCCACGCAGCTGGCGTGCACGTGTGACATCCCCGTTCTCTGTGTCCCTCCCCTGCCctaccacagctgcagctgagggtTTGTCCCCGGGACACCGGCCGTGGCGGGTGCACGAGGAAAGCTGCGGTCGTGGGCAGCCCGGTCAATGTCACACTGGCTCGCTCGGTGGTGACCCCGGATTAGGAAGCATCCAGCATCTGGGAAGCCGCAGGGCCGCAACCTCCATTGCTAATTAGTCCAGGCTGCAAATGGGGTGAtgtgggaaggggcagaggcATGGCAACAGGGACCAgacccctcctctcctcctgggACCCATTTCTCCAGGCTGTGGATGTCCTTGCCAGCCTGTCTGCCCCGTCCCCACGCTACTGGCTGACCCCGTTCCCAGCCCAGTGGTCCCCATGGAATGCCCAGCTGTACCCTGACCCACCACCTCCGCACAGACCCTGCCCCACCCTGCTGTAGGCGTCCTGGCACCGCTGCCTCCCCCTCATGCAGGGTGGCACTGCCACCTGCcctccatccccatctccaAGACAAACCTCAAGCCAGCCCTGATCGGCACCAAACGCAGCGGCTGGTCCTGCATCTGTGTCCCCGTGTCCTGGGTGAGCTCCGCGCCGCCACGTCCCACAGCCTGGCACCCACCACTCAccaccccctcccagcccccggTGCCAGGGCAcccacagggctgggagcccccTCACACACCCGAGGCGGGTGCTGATCCCACAGCCCGtcctggggctgggatggggccAGGCATTGCACCATCCCCCGCCGGGGCCACATCCAGGCAGGCTGCAAGACCGAGGGTGCTGGGCACCCCCCTGGCATGGCAGCACCTCTGTcctccccctgtccccagctgtaCCACGGGCTGCTGGcgagcagggaaggggctgggggtggtgggggcacatccccatccctgtccccatcccagcgCGGGCGGCTGGCCCAGCGTGGTGGTGATTCACTGCCCCAGCGCGAGCATGGCCCCACTTTTTCCATGAAACAAGAGCGAAaacttgctgctgtttgttttctctgatcCCTGAGGGATGGTGGCGGTGGCCCCCAAGGCGTTGGTCCCCTTGAGAAATGCGGTCAGGCCTCGTGTGTGACAGTGCGACGGTTCCCTGAGGAGCCACCAGCCTTTCCTGTGTCCCCTGGGATTCCCCTCCCTGGGAGGTGGCAAattccccccctgccccacagcgaTGCCACAGCTCGGAGGTCCCACTCTGGCTGTCCCTTGCCACGTGCCTGCCCACGCTTTTGGGGTGCTGTCCCCAAGTGGgtgctccccccgccccagggcGTTCCCTGCGCTTACTCCAGCATGGCTGGGGGGCTCGGGAGCCCACGGGGCGATGCTGACCCATCACCCAGGGACTCACAGCCATGGGATGCTCCTGGCTGCTGACTGGCTCGGTGCAGCAGGACCCgacccctctccccacagcgtctggtgtgtgtgggggatgcaccagccctggcagctccATGCTGCACACCCCAAACCCTGCTATCACCCACATCCCCCGCCAtccacccctcctgccctggcacaaCCACGACCTGGACCCTCACCCAccaccagctgccagcagggctggggacaccaggTGCCACCCTGCGCGGAGCTGGCTCGGCCAGCCTGGGACCGCGCAGCACTTAGAGGGAATCAAATATTAAAGAGGGGCCTTTTAGTGCCAGCGCAGCTGGGAGCGAGCTGAACCCTGCGCACACCATGACGGGAAGGGGGTTgtgtgggggcggggggctcctCGCTTGATGTCTCCCCACAGGAGGATGCTCGTGGGGACGGCAAGTCCTGTGGAGGAGAGACCCCGAGCCCGGTGCTCATCCCTGCCAACCCTGTGCACTTGGGTTTGGGGCTACTGGATCCAGCAAACCCACCTCCTAGGGAGATCCCATGGGGGCGAGGGTTTGGCTGTGAGCAAA
This genomic window contains:
- the TBXA2R gene encoding thromboxane A2 receptor; translated protein: MGWGDMELPNGSRAGRADTCFGAFNASDGRAGAQASITSPWFSTAFGLIGLCSNLFALCVLLSSSRKLSSQARSSFLVFLCGLVVTDFMGLLVTASVIIPYHFIKFAWAEVDPGCHLCNFLGFSMVFFGQCPLLLGATMAGERFFGINHPFSRSTSISKRRAWSIVGLVWGFSCLLGLLPVLGLGRYTLQYPSSWCFLTLLPDTGNVIFCLLFALLGIFSVLLSFIFNTVSVVTLCRVYHDRESVQRRRDSEVEMMVQLVGIMIIATICWMPLLIFIVQTVLQQLPASGQIQMLPTTTQKMLLIYIRMVTWNQILDPWVYILFRRAVLQRIYPSLRPRPSILSLYPVLKPSLRRKLTADSVLQ